Genomic window (Spirosoma sp. KCTC 42546):
CTAGTCAACGAAAAAGAATACGGTTTGATTCGGAAATGGCAGAAATTTAATAGTACCAAAACACAGAGAAGCAACCCACTGTTTAAGTTAGACAGGCAAACCGAAAAGAAGCTGTACTTTTGCTTCTCTACACTGACTGATTTATCGAATGCCCCAGTCTATTCATTTTATTTCTATCGGCGGCAGTGCTATGCATAATCTGGCATTAGCACTCCAGCAACAAGGTCATAGTATTACTGGCTCCGACGAGACTATTTACGAGCCTTCACGAACTCGACTACAACAGCATAACCTGCTGCCTGCCGAAATGGGTTGGTTTCCCGATAAAATCGATACCAATTTAGATGCGGTTATTGTTGGTATGCATGCCCGTAAGGATAATCCAGAACTGGCAAAAGCGCTTGAATTAGGCTTGCCTGTTTATTCATATCCTGAATTTATTTACCAGCAAAGCCAGCAGAAACAACGCGTAGTCATAGCTGGGAGTCATGGCAAAACGACTATAGCGGCCATGATTTTACATGCACTTAAATTCCACAACCGTGTTTTTGATTATTGGATTGGAGACCCAGTCGAGGATTTTGACACAACTGTTCGCTTATCATTAACAGCACCTCTTATTATTATTGAGGGTGATGAATATGCATCATCACCTATCGATTCACGCCCAAAATTCCTGCATTACAAGCCACATATCGCCCTCATAAGCGGTATTGCCTGGGACCATATCAATTTGTATCCAACCTGGGATGAGTATGTCGATCAATTTGAGTCACTAGCCGAAGCCATGCCCAAAGCGGGTATTCTGATTTTTGATGAGTCAGACGATATGCTTGATGTCATTGGTCAGAAAGAGCGTGCTGATATTACCAAAGTGCCTTATTTTCCACATCCGAGCGAAATTGTTAATGGCCAGACTTACCTTATTACAAAGCAGGGTAAACACATACCAATCCATCTGTTTGGCCAGCACAATTTAAAAAATATCGCAGGGGCTATAACCGTTTGTGATCGTATTGGGATTACAGAAGATCAGTTTTATGAAGCAATTCCAACTTTTAAAGGTGTAAGCGGTCGGCTGGAAAAAATTGCGGAAACCCCGAAACGAATCGTCTACCGCGACTTTGCTCACTCACCTGCCAAAGTCGAAGCTGCGACGGATGCGGTTAAACAACAATTCCCGGACAAAAAGTTGGTAGCTGTCGTTGAACTCCATACGTTTAGTAGCCTAAATAAATTGTTTTTGGATCAGTATAGAGACACAATGAATGCGGCTGATGAAGCTATTGTATTTATTGATACGCAAACACAAGCAAACAATCATCTTAGCCCTATCACTGCTGATGACATTCAAACGGCCTTCGATCGATCAAATCTACACGTCATTACAGATGCTGGTACTCTGAAGGCTTATCTGACGAAGCAACATGACGAAGCGCAAGTCTTTTTATTGATGAGTTCCGGAACATTCGGGGGCTTAGACTTAAATACTGTAACTAAAAATTTAGCCCAACTTTAACGGTAGTTCATTATCCTTTATTAACAGGCAGATTTTATCCTGTCAATTTTATGCAGAGCCTTGTCGTTTACTGTGCATCTAGTCTGGGCACAAATCCTATTTATAACGAAATAGCTGTTGAACTCGGCGAAAAAATGGCCGCTCGTAACATCCGCCTTATTTACGGTGGAGGAGGGTTTGGACTAATGGGAAATGTTGCTAACGCCGTTTTACAACAGGGAGGAGAAGTAACAGGCGTAATTCCTAACTTCCTTGCTGATCTTGAAGTAGCTCATACAACGCTTACTGAACTACATTTTGTTGAAACCATGCATGAGCGAAAGTTCAAGATGGTGCAATTATCTAAGGGCGTAATCACCTTACCCGGAGGCTATGGTACACTTGACGAACTATTTGAAATTCTGGCTTGGCGACAACTCAAACTTTATGATGGGCCAGTGGCTATAATTAATGTGAACGGTTATTATGATCTTATGCTTCAACAGCTCGACCGTATGATTGCAGATGGGTTTCTGAAAGCTGAAAACCGTGGACTTTTGATTGTAGCCTCATCGGTTGATGAGGTTTTAGAACTAATAAATGAGTTTTGGGAATCACATATCTAGAACTCACAAAATTTAGTTGAACGCAAAAAAGCCGTCTTTCTCACGAAAAACGGCCTTTTACTTATTTCATTCAGGTGGCACCTTCCTACTCTCCCGCTTGTGACAGCAGTACCATCGGCAGTACGGGGCTTAACGGCTCTGTTCGAGATGGAAGAGGTGAACACCCGCCTTACCAGCACCAACCTGATTGACCCTTGCGACTCCAGATCATTAAGCCTTCGCCTAATCTATCCTTCTCAGTCAATACCTTTATAGGTCTTTTTCCCCACAGAGAGAGACTCTGATTTGCACTCAACTTCTGATCAATACTGGACTTCTTTTAAAGCATTCTTACTAAGCAAAATCACAAACACGCGTCCGGGGCCATTAGTACGGCTCGGCTTAACACCTCTCGATGCCTACACCTACCGCCTATCAACGTCGTCGTCTACAACACCCCTTTATACCGGAACATTCATCTTCAGGCCAGTTTCGCACTTAGATGCTTTCAGCGCTTATCTGTTCCCCACGTAGCTACTCGGCCGTGCCTGCGGCCAAACAACCGATTCGCCAGCGGTGAGTCCATCCCGGTCCTCTCGTACTAAGGACAGAGCCCGTCAATATTCCAACGCCCACCACAGATAGGGACCGAACTGTCTCACGACGTTCTGAACCCAGCTCGCGTGCCACTTTAATCGGCGAACAGCCGAACCCTTGGAACCTTCTCCAGCCCCAGGATGTGACGAGCCGACATCGAGGTGCCAAACCTCCCCGTCGATGTGAGCTCTTGGGGGAGATCAGCCTGTTATCCCCGGCGTACCTTTTATCCTTTGAGCGATGGCCCTTCCATGCGGAACCACCGGATCACTATACCCTGCTTTCGCACCAGATCGGCTTGTAGGCCTCACTGTCAAGCCCGCTTCTGCTATTGCACTCCCCTGCCGATTACCGTCCGGCATGAGCGGACCTTGGGAAACCTCCGTTACCCTTTCGGAGGTGACCACCCCAGTCAAACTACCCACCAAACACGGTCCTGTCTCCAGTTAGAACGCCAGTAAGCCAAGGGCGGTATTTCAAGGTTGATTCCAGCATGCCTGGCGACACCCCTTCGCAATCTCCCGCCTATCCTACACATGACTGACCGGCATTCAATGTTAAGCTGTAGTAAAGGTGCACGGGGTCTTTCCGTCCCGTGGCGGGTAAGCGGCATCTTCACCGCTACTACAATTTCACCGAACTCATGGTTGAGACAGTGCCCAGATCGTTACACCATTCGTGCAGGTCGGAACTTACCCGACAAGGAATTTCGCTACCTTAGGACCGTTATAGTTACGGCCGCCGTTTACTGGGGCTTCAGTTCAAACCTTCGAGTTACCCCTAAGCTCCCCCCTTAACCTTCCAGCACCGGGCAGGTGTCAGACCCTATGCGTCAACTTTCATTTTGGCAGAGTCCTGTGTTTTTGGTAAACAGTCGCCTGGGCCTCTTCTCTGCAGCCGCTGTTGCCAGACGGCCCCCCTTATCCCGAAGTTACAGGGTAATCTTGCCGAGTTCCTTAACCATGATTCTTTCGCGCACCTTAGAATATTCTTCCCAGCTACCTGTGTCGGTTTACGGTACGGGTATCCATACGCTTAACACACCCTCACTTTTCTTGGAAGCCCCGTCAACACTTCGCTTCAGCCGAAGCCTCCGCTCAACGCCCTATTCCGTCAGGACGTAGCATCTCTGGCACTCCGTCATGAGACTGCCTGCATAGATAGTACAGGACTATTAACCTGTTCCCCCTCAAAGCCCGGCATTCGCCTGCTCCTTAGACCCCGACTAACCCTCCGATGACTGCCATCGCGGAGGAAACCTTAGCTTTTCGGTGTGAGGAGTTCTCATCCTCATTCTCGTTACTTATGCCTACATTTGCTTTTCTATGCGGTCCACCAAAGCTCACGCTTCAACTTCACCCCCCATAGAATGCTCTCCTACCACACTATACTCCAAGTATAGGTCCATAGCTTCGGTGATGTGCTTGATGCCCGTTTATTATCGACGCCCGCCCCGCTCGACCAGTGAGCTGTTACGCACTCTTTAAAGGAATAGCTGCTTCCAAGCTAACCTCCTGGCTGTCTCAGCAGCCGGACCGCCTTTGTTCAACTTAGCACACACTTAGGGACCTTAGCTGATGGTCTGGGTTGTTCCCCTCTCGGACTTGGACCTTAGCACCCAAGCCCTCACTGCCACGCACCTCTCTGCGCATTCGGAGTTCATCAGAAGTTGGTAGGATGTGACTCCCCCGCATCCTGTTGGTCGCTCTACCTCACAGACAGTAACACGTAACGCTGTTCCTAAAAACATTTCGGAGAGTACGAGCTATTTCTCAGTTTGATTGGCCTTTCACCCCTATCCCCAGCTCATCCGGAAGCTTTTCAACGCTTATCGGTTCGGTCCTCCACGGTGTGTTACCACCCCTTCAACCTGGCCAGGGATAGATCACCAAGTTTCGCGTCAACCCCCACTGACTAGACGCCCTGTTCAGACTCGCTTTCGCTTCGGATCCGATCGTCAACGATCTTAACCTCGCCAGTGACGGTTACTCGTAGGCTCATTATGCAAAAGGCACGCTGTCACCCCACACTGGGGGCTCCAACCGCTTGTAAGTGCCTGGTTTCAGGATCTATTTCACCCGGGTACTCCCCGTACTTTTCACCTTTCCCTCACGGTACTCTGCGCTATCGGTCTTCTGATTGTATTTAGCCTTACCGGATGGTGCCGGCAGATTCAGAGGGAATTTCTCCGGTTCCCCCCTACTCAGGAATCCCAACCCATCAACGCACTGACCAATACGGGACTCTCACCCTCTATGGTGCACTTTCCCAAGTGCTTTTTGTTCGGTTGTTGATTTGCTGTCAGGTCCTACTACCCCGACCACGCCGTAACGTGATTGGTTTGGGCTGTTCCCCGTTCGCTCGCCACTACTCAGGGAATCACAATTGTTTTCTCTTCCTGCGGGTACTTAGATGTTTCAGTTCTCCGCGTTTGCTTCATGCCTAAGCATGATGATGGTTCTTCAAACCACCGGGTTGCCCCATTCAGACACATACGGATCTGCCCCTGCCAGCGGGTCCCCGTACCGTTTCGTCGCTTGCCACGTCTTTCTTCGCCATCAGAAGCCTTAGGCATCCCCCAGACACCCTTTTGCTGCGTGTTTACGCTTTACTTAAAATGCTCTACTTGTCTATCCAGCAATCAATATCTTGATTGCTATTTCATGAACTACGACTACTCGTAATTCAGTCTCTCCCTGTAGGTCAAAGAACAAATGAACCCGTATGGTTCAAGTGGAGAATAACGGATTCGAACCGTTGACCCCCTGCTTGCAAAGCAGGTGCTCTAGCCAACTGAGCTAATCCCCCATGGCTTATTTTTAAACTTGTGGGCCTGCGTGGACTCGAACCACGGACCTCTACATTATCAGTGTAGCGCTCTAACCACCTGAGCTACAAGCCCAGTACTTTGCGTAATGACATTAATAGATAGCACATAATGGCTCCAAAAAGGAGGTGTTCCAGCCGCACCTTCCGGTACGGCTACCTTGTTACGACTTAGCCCCAGTCGCCGAGTTTACCCTGATAGGACTATAACCTCCCACTTCAGGTCCCCCCAACTCCCATGGCTTGACGGGCGGTGTGTACAAGGTCCGGGAACGTATTCACCGCGCCATGGCTGATGCGCGATTACTAGCGATTCCAGCTTCATGGGGTCGGGTTGCAGACCCCAATCCGAACTGTGACCGGCTTTACAAGATTGGCTCCAGGTTACCCTATCGCTACCCGCTGTACCGACCATTGTAGCACGTGTGTCGCCCTGGACGTAAGGGCCATGATGACTTGACGTCGTCCCCCCCTTCCTCTCTGCTTGCGCAGGCAGTCTACTTAGAGTTCCCGACATTACTCGCTGGCAACTAAGTACAGGGGTTGCGCTCGTTGCGGGACTTAACCCAACACCTCACGGCACGAGCTGACGACAGCCATGCAGCACCTTGTTTTGTGTGTATTGCTACACGGACCCATTTCTGAGCCCTTCACGCACATTCTAGCCCAGGTAAGGTTCCTCGCGTATCATCGAATTAAACCACATGCTCCACCGCTTGTGCGGACCCCCGTCAATTCCTTTGAGTTTCACTGTTGCCAGCGTACTCCCCAGGTGGATTACTTAACGCTTTCGCTCAGCCACGCATGCTTAAACACACACAGCCAGTAATCATCGTTTACGGCATGGACTACCAGGGTATCTAATCCTGTTCGCTACCCATGCTCTCGTGCCTCAGTGTCAATATCGTCGTAGTAGCCTGCCTTCGCAATCGGTGTTCTGGGTCATATCTATGCATTTCACCGCTACATGACCCGTTCCGGCTACCGCCAACGCATTCAAGTCCTCCAGTTTCCAGCCACATCTGATGGTTAAGCCACCAGCTTTCAAACCAGACTTAGAAAACCACCTACGCACCCTTTAAACCCAATAAATCCGGACAACGCTTGCACCCTCCGTATTACCGCGGCTGCTGGCACGGAGTTAGCCGGTGCTTATTCCTCAGGTACCGTCACATAATCCCGCAGGACCACTTTTCTTCCCTGATAAAAGCAGTTTACAACGCTGAGCGCCTTCATCCTGCACGCGGCATGGCTGGGTCAGACTTGCGTCCATTGCCCAATATTCCCTACTGCTGCCTCCCGTAGGAGTTGGGTCCGTATCTCAGTACCCATGTGGGGGCCAATCCTCTCAGAACCCCTACTGATCATCGCCTTGGTGGGCCGTTACCCCCCCAACTAGCTAATCAGACGCAAGCCCCTCTCCTACCCATAAATGTTTACCCCTAAAGCCAGGTGACTTCAGGGGACCGTGCGGGTTTACCCCAGCTTTCGCCGGGCTATCCCCCAGTAGGAGGCAGGTTGCTTACGCGTTACGCACCCGTTTGCCACTGATCTTGCGACCCGTTCGACTTGCATGTATTAGGCCTGCCGCTAGCGTTCATCCTGAGCCAGGATCAAACTCTCCATCGTAAATAATTGTGAGATCAACAAAAGTTAATCTCGATGTTTATAGCCTTAATAGTGCTAACCTATTAATGTCAATACGTCAAAGAACTGTCTCTCTTTCGAGATGGTGGCCAACCGTTGTTGGCCTTCCTTATATTTGGGAGTGCAAAGGTACAACACTCTATTTGCTTTGTCAAGAAAAAGTTGAAAAATAATTTAAACAACTTTTCACGTTCCCCTTGGTTAACTTATTGATAAAAAGACAATTACGTTATCACGTTCTGTTCTTTCTCCTGATTTGGGAGTGCAAAATTATACTTTTTTATTTCTTTACACAAGCCTTACCTCAAACTTTTTTTAAAAATTATTCAGCCTCCAGAAATGGGTATTCATAGCGTTTCGGTGAAACAAATGTTTCCTTGATGGTTCTAGCTGAAACCCAGCGATATAGGTTCAAAGCCGATCCTGCTTTATCATTTGTTCCAGAAGCACGTGCTCCCCCAAAAGGTTGTTGACCAACTACAGCTCCAGTAGGTTTATCATTAATATAAAAGTTACCAGCAGCGTTTTGAAGTTGTTTGGAAACTTGTTCAATTACATATCGGTCCTTTGCAAAAATGGATCCGGTGAGAGCATAAGGTGAGGTAGAATTGATGACTTCAACCATGGAGTCAAATTCCCCAGGCTCGTAAATATATACAGACAGCACTGGACCAAAGATTTCTTCGCACATGGTTCTGTACCTTGGATCATTGACTTTTAATACGGTTGGCTCAATAAAATACCCTTTTGAACTATCGTAATTTCCCCCAGCAATTAGTTGGACCTGGTCATTCAGTATAGCTTCAGCGATGTAAGCGGTTATTTTTTTAAAGGCTCGTTCGTCGATTACAGCATTAATGAAGTTAGAGAAATCCTCTGTTCCTCCCATTTTTAGTTCAGACAAAAACTGTTTCATCATTGCCTCAACTGCTGGCCAGAGGGTTGAAGGTATATAAGCCCTGGATGCAGCCGAACATTTTTGCCCTTGATATTCAAAAGCTCCTCTAACCAATCCAGTTGCTACTTCTTCCGCACTGGCAGATTCATGAACCAATACAAAGTCTTTTCCCCCTGTTTCTCCAACAATTCGTGGATAACTTTTGTATTTGTGGATATTCGCTCCTATTGTA
Coding sequences:
- a CDS encoding TIGR00730 family Rossman fold protein codes for the protein MQSLVVYCASSLGTNPIYNEIAVELGEKMAARNIRLIYGGGGFGLMGNVANAVLQQGGEVTGVIPNFLADLEVAHTTLTELHFVETMHERKFKMVQLSKGVITLPGGYGTLDELFEILAWRQLKLYDGPVAIINVNGYYDLMLQQLDRMIADGFLKAENRGLLIVASSVDEVLELINEFWESHI
- the murC gene encoding UDP-N-acetylmuramate--L-alanine ligase; translated protein: MPQSIHFISIGGSAMHNLALALQQQGHSITGSDETIYEPSRTRLQQHNLLPAEMGWFPDKIDTNLDAVIVGMHARKDNPELAKALELGLPVYSYPEFIYQQSQQKQRVVIAGSHGKTTIAAMILHALKFHNRVFDYWIGDPVEDFDTTVRLSLTAPLIIIEGDEYASSPIDSRPKFLHYKPHIALISGIAWDHINLYPTWDEYVDQFESLAEAMPKAGILIFDESDDMLDVIGQKERADITKVPYFPHPSEIVNGQTYLITKQGKHIPIHLFGQHNLKNIAGAITVCDRIGITEDQFYEAIPTFKGVSGRLEKIAETPKRIVYRDFAHSPAKVEAATDAVKQQFPDKKLVAVVELHTFSSLNKLFLDQYRDTMNAADEAIVFIDTQTQANNHLSPITADDIQTAFDRSNLHVITDAGTLKAYLTKQHDEAQVFLLMSSGTFGGLDLNTVTKNLAQL